AGCCTCCATGTTGCATTCCGGTCTTATAATCACCACATCAATTAAGCCTGCAAACCCAAGCAAAAGCATAGCGGTGCAATGCGACTACATTCACAATGGCTGGAGAGACTCAATGTTGGAGCCCCTCTCATCGAAAAACATAAGATCACGTTACCACTTAAACTCGACTACATCTATTCGTTTCGCTATGGTGTCTTTATGGAAACGGTTGTCGAACTAGTAGAGAAACTTAGGGGACGTGAGATTAGAGCTCAAGAACTGGTAGAATCATGTCTTGAGAGAATAACTAAGTTAAATCCGAAGATAAACGCTTTCGTAACCTTGAACCCAAGAGCTATCGACGAAGCTAAGAGGGCTGAAGGCAAGCCTCTTGGAGGGCTACCCATAGCGGTGAAAGACAACACTAACGTGAGCGGATTGAGGACGACTTATGGTTCTAAACTCTTTGAGGACTACGTACCATCTGAGGACTCGGTGATAGTTGAGAGACTTAGGAAGGCTGGCGCCGTAATAATTGGTAAGACTAACATGCCAGAGTTTGGATTAGTAGCCTACACGGACAACGTACTCTTCGGCCCTACGAGGAACCCTTGGGACCTGAGTAAAACAGTTGGAGGTTCAAGTGGTGGAAGTGCTGCAGCAGTAGCTGCTGGAATGGTCCCAGCTGCTACTGGAAATGATGGTGGCGGTAGCATTAGGATACCGGCAAGCTTCTGTGGACTCTATGGGCTAAAGCCGACCTTTGGCAGGATACCAATATATCCACGAATCCCCATATTCACTGAAATTGTTTGCGAAGGCTTCCTAACTAAAACCGTTGAGGATACGGCGCTTCTCCTTGACATCGTAAAGGGCAGGGATGAGAGGGACATGTACTCGCTACCAGATGATGGTAAAAGTTATTTAAAGGAACTTGAAGAGCCCATCGATAACGTGAAGATAGCCTTCTCACCTGATCTAGGCTATGCCATTGTAGATCCAGAGGTCGAAGAAGTTGTGAGGAGAGCTGCCTTTAAGCTCGAAAGGTTTGGAGTCGTCGAGGAAGTCGAAGTGAGGATTCCATGCCTAGAGAACGAGTTGAGAACCAAGGTCGCACTGGAGTTTGCAACCTTCATATCAAACGTACTTGAAAGATGGAGGGAGGTTGCCTATCCACCTAACCTGAGACTCTTATCATTAGCAGAGAGCTTGAATTACAAAGACTACATAATGATTGAAGCTAGGAAGCAGGAGTTATGGGCAGCATTAAAGAAAGTATTCGAGGAGTACGACTTCCTCGTAACGCCTACTACAGCAGTGAAGCCATTCGAGATAGGGAGAACTTACCCCAAGGAGATTGCTGGGAGACCTGCTACGCCCTTAAGCTGGATGCCTTTCACCTACCCCTTCAACTTCACTGGGCAACCAGCAGCGTCGGTTCCAGTAGGCCTTAGTAAGGATGGCCTGCCTATAGGCATGCAGATAGTAGGCAGAAAGTTCGACGACATCGGTGTCCTGAAGCTCTCTAAAGCCTTTCAGGACATTAGCCCCTGGATTAAGGACTTAGAGGGTCTCTCCAATAAGCTCTTTAAAAAACATTAGGCTCAACCTTAAACACCCTTCATTTTGACTGAAGCCTTCATGGTTGGGCACATGCTTAAAGGATAGAAGGTCAAGATATGAGGCGTTTTATAGGTTTTTCTTAGTATGATGATCGTGGGCTCTAAGAATTGCTCTAGGTATGAGGCGATTGAGGCGCCTCACAATAATCTCTTGAAAGGAGATTGCCTGAGTAACTGAGCAAGGTTGTCCTCAAACAAGCGAATCCAGTGCGCTTATTGCGTAAGTCTATAAGCTCTATGATGTTGATTTAACCTTTACGAAGTTCCTTCGCACGAGTTGTTTACCTTATAATTGACTGACGTTGTTTGCTAAGTCGCTCAAGACGTTTTCTAGTAATCGTGAAGCTGACGGTCATTGTTGGTTACCGTGCTCAAACACTAAAGTTTTAGGAGAAAGTTACGATGCTTAGGCTCTGAAAAATGTTTGCAATACTTTAAGCTATTAATTAGTTCTCAAGTGCGAGCATTGTAAGCTAACCTTGCTTTTAAGGAGAGGAGTTAGGGGACAAGGATTTGCCTTCCTACAACCTTAGATTGCTCTATGTTATCGAGAGCTTCATTAGCCTCTTCCAACTTCATGATCTTTGAGATTATAGGCTTTAATTTGCCTTTCTCCGCAAGTGCCACCGTCCTAGTAAAGTCCACCTGTGTGCCAACGTGGACTCCCGTGAACTCGACCTCTTTAAAGACCGGTAAGCTGCTAGGACACTTAAGCTCGGCTCCATAAAAGCCAACTACGATGTACTTACCCCCCTTTGAGAGGATACCTGGATACATCAATAACGTCCTTTCGGAACCTACGAAGTCTATAATGGCATCGGCCCCCCACCTTCGGTTAAAGTATTTATCTCCTTGACGACATAGCTTACTCTGCTATTAATTACGTAGTCCGCTCCAACTTTCTTAGCTACATCTAAGGCTTCTTCTCTCACATCAACTCCTACGATCGTAGCTCCTGAAGTCGACTTGGCTATCTGGATGGCCATTATTCCAAGACCGCCTACCCCAACAACGACTAAAGTCTTTGATGGGTCCGTTAAATCAGCCTTTCTTACTGCTCTATACGCTGTTACACCAGAGCAAGCGAGAGGTGCAGCTTCTATAGGCAATAGCTTTCTTATCTTCACTAAGAACCTGTAGTGAGGTACTTTGACGAATTCGGCAAAGCCTCCATCCATGTGTATCCCAAGAAACTTTAAATTACCGCATAAGTTTTCCTCGCCGATCCTACAGTAGTAGCACGTGCCGCAACCCTGCCATGGATTTACTAATACCATGTCTCCTCTACTTACCCCCTGAACGTCCTCTCCAACTTCTTCGACAATGCCGGCAATCTCATGGCCTAAAGTTAATGGAAGCTTTATTCCAAGCTCGCTTATGCTTATTCCAGACACATAACCGCTCCTAATGTGGACATCGCTGTGGCATACTCCTACAGCATGTACTTTCACTAGAACCTCGCAACCCTTGACTTTAGGCACCTCCAACTCTGAAAGAACAAGGTTTTTCCCTATCTCTACTAACCTCATGGCCTTCACAAAATCTTCACCTTCAAGAAGACCCATTAACCCCTAATTTGTTTATAAAGCTTACCTTTCCTAAGATTTGAAGCTCCTTTAACCTAAAGAAATTAAGTTCATCGACTAGACTTAAATGTCACTAACTTGATCCTTTTCCTCTTAAGCTTTGTCAACTATTAAGTCAAATTCTCAAATAATTCTTAGAACGCCAGCCAATAAGGTCGATAACCGTTAAATTGAGAGGTAACTTCGAATCCTGGAGGAGTATGATGCTGAGTAATGTTAGAAGACGCTCAATAACTTACTTGAAAGTTACTAAACGTGGTTCACGCCTCTCAAACGGCTGTCTTAGAGATTTGAAAGCTCTCAAGTTCGTCAAGAGATCTAAACCTTCTTTAATGATGGTCCTCCTTCTGCACAGTCTTTCTTCGCATATCTGCTAGCCTTCTTTCATACTCTTTAAGCACCAGGTACAACAGGTATATGGACTTCACGTTCTCACTTAAGCAAGTCTCAACCTTCTCCCTTAAGTACTTGGTGAAGTTCATCCAAGAACCTGGGGGCTTGCTCGCTATATTCCTCCTCGCGTTCTCAAACTCGAGAACCGTCTCAGCAATGGACACGGTCCTCTGTGCGTTCACTACCTTCTCAACTTCCTCTAACGGTGCCATCGGCAGCTCTAATGCCTTCACGGCCAAGTCCCTTACGTCGATCACCTTACCTTCTAAGGCTAAAGACTTGATCATTAAGGCTAGAGACTTGAGCCCACAATTGATTAAAGACCTTTGAAGTTGCTCGAGCCCGTAAACGAGCAGGGTGAAGTCATCGTTGATCAGCGATGAAATGGCGAGTTCTATGCCGGGATCTGGATGTAGGAGACCGAAGTCCTTGTATATTGTCGAGCTCTTAGCGTTTTCGCCATCATATATCGCTAAGCCTAACATTCCAGTATCCGCTTGATCCATTAGCTTGAGGAAGAGGGCATCTATTGAAGCGATCTTCAGGGCTCTTGAGGGTTTTGGTATTGATAAGTGCAAGTCCTTGAACTTAAGTGATATCCTCTGATCTAACAGCACGTACTCCACAGCTTTTACAGCATAGCGCTTAGCTAAATCCCAGTTTAACCCAATGGTTATGAAGTCGGAGTATGCGTATTCATCGAACGACTCCATCAAAACTTCGTCTAATGGCTCAGGTTGGTACTCCTCAATTAGCTTCTTCACCTCAAGCCAGTCTAACCTCTCTATCAACCCAGCGCTTTCGGGCTCGTGGATCTCCATAAGCTTCTTCTCGCCGGCTGCCCCGAGGCTGTACATTAAGGTCTCGAATGGTATCCTAAGCTTCTTCCTGAGAACTATCATTAAGAGGGCGAGCCCTATCCTCATGAGGGTCAAGTCTTCAGCTGGATCTAGCTCGAAAAAGAAGCCGTAAGTGTAGTCGCTATACTTCCCGTAAGTTGCAGTCGGTATCTCTATTACTCTATGATCCCTGAACGTTATGGTCCTCCCGTCAACAGTCTTGAGCTTAGGCTTAGAGCTAACAATCCTCCACAAGACCCTATTCGGGATCTTTAAGTACCTACCAAAGCCTCTCTTAGGCGGGTAGACGACACACACAACTTCTGAGTGTAGTCTGCCGTGGAGGTAATCGCCGAATATTGATGGCTCTTCGCCCCACCTAGCCTTAGCCTCCTCGTACTCCTCTAGAGCTAGAGCTAATGGTTCTCTCTGCCATAAAGTTGATGGACTTAACCTTTCCTCGACTACTGCGGTCACCATTCTACCAGTCCTTCCTCCAGTCTTTAGCTCGACGACGACTCCATCGGATGTATAGTCTATGCATCCCACCTGGAACTTCTCGACTAGGTCGCAGTGAGATATGCCTTCAAGGTACCGTTGTTCTCCATCTTCAATGAATATCCTGTTGACAGCATATGGAGGGGCAAACTCATAGAAGTTCATGTTCATCCAAGCTTCCTTGCCCCTACTAGTGAGTTCGCCGTGTCTTACTAAGCCAAGCTTCTCCAGGAACTGATACTCCTCTTTAGCTAGGAGGGCTTTGAGTCGCGGAGACATGAACTTCAAGAGGGCTTTGAAAAGCAGGGAGTACTTATTGTCCGGGTTTATGATTACCCTCTCTATGGGCATGTTGAGCCAAGACTTTAAAGCATCGAGACCCCTCGACAACACGTCTCTATCCCACTTGCCTGCTGGTAGGATTATGGTCTCTGAGAAGCTTACCTCCTCTCTCCTTCCCTTCCTACCTTCACGTTGATAGAACTCCCTCAAACTCTCTGGCAGCCCAACGTGGACTATCCTTATCACCGTGCCTATGTCTATCCCTTGACTTAAGGTCCTAGGCGATATCAAGATCTTAACCAATCCCTGTCTAGCGGCTTCTTCTACAGAGGCTCTGTATTCTTTGAAGGCCAAGTGGTGATGAGCTGCGACGCTGTCCCTATGAGCTAGGGGCAGTTCAGTTTTAAGCTTTCGAGCTAGCTCTTCAGCCTTGGCTATGCTCTTAGTGAAGACTAGAGTAACCCCTAAATCATTGACGTATGCTTTCAGTATATCTAGAGGGTCAAATTCTAAGCTTGGAACCTGCATCCCCATGGCCTTCGCTACTTCAACGATGTTGTAGACCTCCTCTTTAAATCGCTCAAAATCGTCTAGAGCCTCCACGACATCTCTTCCAACACCAGCTTTCTCGAAGTCCTTCTTCTTAGCCTTCAAGTGCTCCCAGAGAGCCTTCAAGTCCTTGCCTAAAACCACGTAGACCCTGTTCTCAACTCGAAACGGTTTACCCTCAATTATCTTAGTCTCCCTATAGTTAACCTTGGTTAAGAAGGATGCAAACTCCTCTGGGTTCTCTATGGTTGCTGTGAGAATCGCTATTTGGAATTTAGACTTGAACATCAAGTTAATGATCTCGATTAGAGCTAATAAGAGAGCTATTTCTCTCGGTCCATAGAAATCCACTTCGTCTAAGACCAAGAGCCCAAGCTTCGATAGAAAGCCGTCCAAGAGCGACTTACCAGTGGTCGCTGCCTTTTTCACCTCGTGTAAGAGGAAGGCTGGATTAGTAACTAGGGCGTCACAGCCAGTTATCATTGCTCTAAGCTTCGATCTACCCTTCTCCTTAACCAACTGATCCCTCCTCAAAGCATCAATAACCTCGACTTGCATCTTAACAGCAGATGCATAACCTCTAATCCTTCGAATCTGATCGTTAGCTAGAGCGAGCGTTGGGTAAACAGCTAAAGTCGGGATCCCATGCTTAAGCGTGTAGAGGAGCCAAGCCTCAGTTTTACCTGACCCAGTACCAGATCTCAAGATCACGTTTGCTCCTGAAACTAACGCCTCATAAGCCTCAAGTTGATGCTTGTAGAGCCTCCTTCCAGATATGGGGAAGCCTGATGAAAGTTGAGGAATTAAGTCATCGAAGGTCACGTCAACCTCATCAGGCTTAATAGCAGGCTCCACATAAGAATAGAAATCGTAACCTAACTTTGATAGAACCTCAGCTGATTCGATTCTTCTTAGCAACAAGGCTACTCTTAATATCTCTTCAATCCTCTTTTAATCAAGCTTTTGGTTATTATCTAACTGAAGATTAAAAACAAGCTTAGTCGCATGCCCTTCGCAATCGCTAAACTACCAACCCTCTCAGGACGTAAGGAAAGAGAATCGTAGTTTCAAGACGCTACAAAAATTCGGGACTCGTCTTGAGCAACGTCATTAAACCCCCTAACGACTCTTAAAGTGAAACTTAAAGTGAAAAGAGACTTACCAAAGATGTATTGTGCGAATATCAAACCGTAAATCAACACAATGATCCAGCACAAAACTCCTAAATATAAAAACACAACAGTATAGCGTTCATAAGTCGTAACATTGTTAATTACGTTAAACAACTATGTGGATTAAATAGGTACGACCAAAACGCAATCTTTAAATTAGCGTAAAGCAAAGAAGTATCGAATTTGATATCGAAGGCGATATGTGTATATGCTCAATGAAAGTGGAATCTACTTACCGTCTCCGTTATTTAGACGTTGGTTAAAGCACATAGCAGCAGTGCCTAAGGGCTTCTTACGTTATCAAGTGCTTGAGCTTCTTAGTGAAAAGCCTCTTTCTGGTTCAGAGATTATGAAGGAGATCGAGAAGCGAACTAATGGTTGTTGGAAGCCTAGTCCAGGCTCTGTCTATCCTCTTCTGGCTTGGCTTCAAGATAATGGTTACATACGTGAAGTTCCGGCTGAGGAGAGTGGTATGAAACGTTATACGTTGACTGAAGAGGGTAAAAGGTTCCTCGAGGATCAGCGAAAAGCGTACATGCACTTTTGCATGAGTAGGAGACATTACGTATCTCCGTTGTTAGGTCTTCTTTGGCTACGGCTTCCATTGGAGAGAGTTGAGGAAATTAGAGGGGCTTTTAGGGATCTCTTTAGAGCCCTCTTCAATCTCACAATGAGCTTAGGGGAGCGATTCTCTGAGGAGGCGCTAAAAGAGACTTTGAAGATCTTGAGAGAGACGGCTGAAAAGCTTGAAGAGATAGAGAGAGGACTTCGCGGTGAGAGACGATGAAGGAAGTCGTGATAAGAGCTGAGAACTTGACGAAGATCTTTAATCGGAGCATTATAGCTGTTGACCATATAAGCTTCAATGTATGGAAAGGTGAGATCTTCGGATTCCTAGGTCCAAATGGTGCTGGCAAGACTACCACGATAAACATGCTGATAACC
The sequence above is drawn from the Candidatus Nezhaarchaeota archaeon genome and encodes:
- a CDS encoding amidase, which gives rise to METVVELVEKLRGREIRAQELVESCLERITKLNPKINAFVTLNPRAIDEAKRAEGKPLGGLPIAVKDNTNVSGLRTTYGSKLFEDYVPSEDSVIVERLRKAGAVIIGKTNMPEFGLVAYTDNVLFGPTRNPWDLSKTVGGSSGGSAAAVAAGMVPAATGNDGGGSIRIPASFCGLYGLKPTFGRIPIYPRIPIFTEIVCEGFLTKTVEDTALLLDIVKGRDERDMYSLPDDGKSYLKELEEPIDNVKIAFSPDLGYAIVDPEVEEVVRRAAFKLERFGVVEEVEVRIPCLENELRTKVALEFATFISNVLERWREVAYPPNLRLLSLAESLNYKDYIMIEARKQELWAALKKVFEEYDFLVTPTTAVKPFEIGRTYPKEIAGRPATPLSWMPFTYPFNFTGQPAASVPVGLSKDGLPIGMQIVGRKFDDIGVLKLSKAFQDISPWIKDLEGLSNKLFKKH
- a CDS encoding DEAD/DEAH box helicase codes for the protein MLRRIESAEVLSKLGYDFYSYVEPAIKPDEVDVTFDDLIPQLSSGFPISGRRLYKHQLEAYEALVSGANVILRSGTGSGKTEAWLLYTLKHGIPTLAVYPTLALANDQIRRIRGYASAVKMQVEVIDALRRDQLVKEKGRSKLRAMITGCDALVTNPAFLLHEVKKAATTGKSLLDGFLSKLGLLVLDEVDFYGPREIALLLALIEIINLMFKSKFQIAILTATIENPEEFASFLTKVNYRETKIIEGKPFRVENRVYVVLGKDLKALWEHLKAKKKDFEKAGVGRDVVEALDDFERFKEEVYNIVEVAKAMGMQVPSLEFDPLDILKAYVNDLGVTLVFTKSIAKAEELARKLKTELPLAHRDSVAAHHHLAFKEYRASVEEAARQGLVKILISPRTLSQGIDIGTVIRIVHVGLPESLREFYQREGRKGRREEVSFSETIILPAGKWDRDVLSRGLDALKSWLNMPIERVIINPDNKYSLLFKALLKFMSPRLKALLAKEEYQFLEKLGLVRHGELTSRGKEAWMNMNFYEFAPPYAVNRIFIEDGEQRYLEGISHCDLVEKFQVGCIDYTSDGVVVELKTGGRTGRMVTAVVEERLSPSTLWQREPLALALEEYEEAKARWGEEPSIFGDYLHGRLHSEVVCVVYPPKRGFGRYLKIPNRVLWRIVSSKPKLKTVDGRTITFRDHRVIEIPTATYGKYSDYTYGFFFELDPAEDLTLMRIGLALLMIVLRKKLRIPFETLMYSLGAAGEKKLMEIHEPESAGLIERLDWLEVKKLIEEYQPEPLDEVLMESFDEYAYSDFITIGLNWDLAKRYAVKAVEYVLLDQRISLKFKDLHLSIPKPSRALKIASIDALFLKLMDQADTGMLGLAIYDGENAKSSTIYKDFGLLHPDPGIELAISSLINDDFTLLVYGLEQLQRSLINCGLKSLALMIKSLALEGKVIDVRDLAVKALELPMAPLEEVEKVVNAQRTVSIAETVLEFENARRNIASKPPGSWMNFTKYLREKVETCLSENVKSIYLLYLVLKEYERRLADMRRKTVQKEDHH
- a CDS encoding PadR family transcriptional regulator, which codes for MLNESGIYLPSPLFRRWLKHIAAVPKGFLRYQVLELLSEKPLSGSEIMKEIEKRTNGCWKPSPGSVYPLLAWLQDNGYIREVPAEESGMKRYTLTEEGKRFLEDQRKAYMHFCMSRRHYVSPLLGLLWLRLPLERVEEIRGAFRDLFRALFNLTMSLGERFSEEALKETLKILRETAEKLEEIERGLRGERR